In Rosa chinensis cultivar Old Blush chromosome 1, RchiOBHm-V2, whole genome shotgun sequence, a genomic segment contains:
- the LOC112173065 gene encoding ent-kaurenoic acid oxidase 1 yields the protein MVLLGVGLVLGNLGSMLTVILGTASFVGVLVALKWVLENANWWLYETKLGEKQYSLPPGDLGLPFIGNMWSFLRAFKSDQPDSFINSFVSRFGKIGIYKAYMFGFPSIICTVPETCKRVLTDDDAFKPGWPVSAVELIGKKSFIGISFEEHKRLRKITAAPVNGHEALSVYMKYIEEIVISSLEKWSTMGDIEFLTQVRKLTFRIIMHIFLSSESESAMEALEREYTALNYGVRAMAINIPGFAYHKALKARKNLVAIFQSLVNERRAQQRAGNFLEKKKDMMDALLDVEDEEGNKLTDEDIIDILVMYLNAGHESSGHTIMWATTYLQRHPEYFQKAKAEQEAILKRRPPTQKGLNLKEYREMEYLSNVIDETLRVVSFSLVVFREAKKDVNVNGYIIPKGWKVLTWFRSIHLDSEIYENPLEFNPERWQNYTPKPATFLPFGAGSRLCPGNDLAKMEVGIFLHHFLLNYKLERLNPECPLMYLPHTRPKDNCLARVIKTT from the exons ATGGTGCTTTTGGGAGTGGGGTTAGTGTTGGGTAACTTGGGTTCTATGTTGACTGTAATTTTGGGCACTGCCAGCTTTGTGGGTGTTTTGGTGGCCCTGAAATGGGTTCTGGAGAATGCAAATTGGTGGCTCTATGAAACCAAGTTGGGTGAGAAACAGTACTCTCTCCCACCTGGTGACTTGGGTTTGCCTTTCATCGGAAACATGTGGTCTTTCCTCAGAGCCTTCAAGTCCGACCAACCCGATTCCTTCATCAACTCCTTCGTTTCCAG ATTTGGTAAAATCGGAATCTACAAGGCCTACATGTTTGGGTTTCCCAGTATCATTTGCACAGTGCCAGAAACATGTAAAAGAGTTTTGACAGATGATGACGCATTTAAGCCCGGGTGGCCTGTTTCCGCTGTGGAACTGATTGGAAAGAAATCATTTATTGGCATCTCTTTTGAAGAGCACAAGCGTCTGAGAAAAATAACAGCAGCTCCGGTCAATGGTCATGAAGCATTGTCTGTGTACATGAAGTATATCGAAGAGATTGTTATATCATCTTTGGAAAAGTGGTCCACCATGGGAGACATAGAGTTTTTAACTCAAGTCAGGAAGCTTACTTTTAGGATTATTATGCATATCTTCCTCAGCTCAGAGAGTGAGTCTGCAATGGAGGCTCTAGAGAGGGAATATACAGCACTTAACTATGGAGTTAGAGCCATGGCAATCAACATTCCTGGATTTGCGTACCATAAGGCACTTAAG GCTCGGAAAAATCTTGTTGCTATTTTTCAATCTCTTGTGAATGAACGAAGAGCTCAACAGAGGGCCGGGAATTTcttggaaaagaagaaagatatgATGGATGCTCTACTGGATGTTGAGGATGAAGAAGGAAATAAACTTACTGATGAGGACATCATAGATATTCTGGTCATGTACTTGAATGCCGGTCATGAATCTTCTGGCCATACCATAATGTGGGCTACCACTTATCTGCAACGACACCCAGAATATTTCCAGAAAGCCAAG GCAGAGCAAGAAGCAATCTTGAAGAGGAGGCCACCAACACAGAAGGGATTGAACCTTAAGGAATACAGAGAAATGGAGTACCTTTCCAAT GTGATTGATGAAACTCTTCGCGTGGTATCTTTCTCACTTGTGGTTTTTCGAGAGGCAAAAAAAGATGTCAATGTGAATG GTTATATCATTCCCAAGGGGTGGAAAGTTTTGACCTGGTTCCGGAGCATTCACTTGGATTCTGAAATATATGAAAATCCATTAGAATTCAACCCTGAAAGATGGCAA AATTATACACCAAAACCAGCAACTTTTCTTCCCTTCGGAGCTGGAAGCAGGCTGTGCCCGGGAAATGATCTTGCTAAGATGGAAGTTGGAATTTTCCTTCACCATTTTCTGCTTAACTACAA GCTAGAACGGCTTAATCCCGAGTGCCCATTGATGTACTTGCCACATACGAGGCCAAAAGACAATTGCTTGGCAAGAGTCATCAAAACTACATGA
- the LOC112181788 gene encoding ent-kaurenoic acid oxidase 1, which produces MVLGVGSMELGSMWTVLLCSTSFVGVFLTLQWLLMNVNRWLYETPLGEKQYRLPPGDLGLPFIGNMWSFLKAYKSTKPETFIDSFVSRFGKVGIYKAFMFGSPSIICTVPETCRRVLTDDDAFKPGWPASTVELIGKKSFVSIPFEEHKRLRRLTAAPVNGHEALSMYIPYIEEIVISSLEKLATMGQMEFLTQLRKITFRIIMFIFLSTETESVMEALEREYTELNYGVRAMAINIPGFAYHKALKARKNLVAIFQCSVDERRAQKKAGNFFRKKKDMMDALLDVEDEDGRKLTDEEVIDILLMYLNAGHESSGHTIMWATVLLQEHPEVLQRAKAEQEEILKRRPPTQKGLTLKEYREMEYLSKVIDETLRFVSFSLVVFREANKDVNINGYIIPKGWKALAWFRSVHWDSEIYPNPREFNPSRWDNYTPKPATFLPFGAGSRLCPGNDLAKLEIAIFLHHFLLGYEVERINPQCPMIHLPHPRPKDNCLARIKKCARSRA; this is translated from the exons ATGGTTTTAGGAGTGGGATCAATGGAGTTGGGTTCAATGTGGACGGTTCTTTTGTGCAGTACTAGCTTTGTTGGTGTTTTTCTGACCCTGCAGTGGCTTCTGATGAATGTAAACCGGTGGCTCTATGAAACACCCTTGGGCGAAAAGCAGTACCGTCTCCCACCTGGTGACTTGGGTTTGCCTTTCATTGGCAACATGTGGTCCTTCCTCAAAGCCTACAAGTCCACTAAACCTGAAACCTTCATCGACTCCTTTGTTTCCAG ATTTGGAAAAGTTGGAATCTACAAGGCTTTCATGTTTGGGAGTCCCAGTATCATTTGTACAGTGCCAGAAACATGTAGAAGAGTTTTGACAGATGATGATGCATTTAAGCCCGGTTGGCCTGCTTCCACCGTTGAACTCATTGGCAAGAAATCATTCGTTTCCATACCCTTTGAAGAGCACAAGCGTCTGAGAAGACTAACAGCAGCTCCGGTCAATGGTCATGAAGCATTGTCTATGTACATACCATATATTGAGGAGATTGTTATATCTTCTTTGGAAAAATTGGCCACCATGGGACAGATGGAGTTTTTAACTCAACTCAGAAAGATTACTTTCAGAATTATTATGTTCATATTTCTTAGCACAGAGACTGAGTCTGTGATGGAGGCTCTAGAGAGGGAATATACAGAACTGAACTATGGAGTTAGAGCCATGGCAATCAATATCCCGGGATTTGCTTACCATAAGGCACTTAAG GCTCGAAAAAACCTTGTTGCTATTTTTCAATGTAGTGTAGATGAGCGCAGGGCCCAAAAGAAGGCTGGCAATTTcttcagaaagaagaaagatatGATGGATGCTCTGCTGGATGTTGAAGACGAAGATGGAAGGAAACTTACAGATGAAGAAGTCATTGACATTCTGCTAATGTACTTGAATGCTGGCCATGAGTCTTCTGGCCATACCATCATGTGGGCGACTGTTTTGCTACAAGAACACCCGGAAGTGTTGCAGAGAGCCAAG GCAGAGCAAGAAGAGATTTTAAAGAGGAGGCCACCAACACAGAAGGGACTGACACTTAAGGAATATCGAGAAATGGAATATCTTTCTAAG GTGATCGATGAAACTCTTCGGTTTGTATCATTCTCACTCGTGGTGTTTCGAGAGGCGAATAAAGATGTCAATATAAATG GTTATATCATTCCAAAGGGATGGAAAGCTTTGGCCTGGTTTAGGAGCGTTCACTGGGATTCTGAAATATATCCAAATCCCAGAGAATTTAACCCTTCTAGATGGGAT AACTATACACCGAAACCAGCAACTTTTCTTCCCTTCGGAGCTGGAAGCAGGCTGTGCCCGGGAAATGATCTTGCTAAGCTGGAAATTGCTATTTTCCtacaccattttcttcttggtTATGA GGTGGAGCGAATTAATCCTCAGTGCCCAATGATCCACTTGCCTCATCCTAGGCCAAAAGACAACTGCTTGGCAAGAATCAAGAAATGTGCGCGTTCACGTGCATAG